One Paraglaciecola mesophila genomic region harbors:
- a CDS encoding serine/threonine protein kinase has protein sequence MVAQTDLKHFYIPDEQSIYLLSHKDAKKLKDWFKLCTEQLERLGYQEIELIGKGAFGFAFAGTPTYDTTKQYVFKFSRANLPQHVQDRLEEEAYMLGHVAHPFVPSLIEFQRIKKQSILVMQRATGKDLEKVSLELGPLSPRLVVKIAVQLADILQTLRSFSENGQSRPIVHGDVKPSNIVFDPLTEKVGLIDWGSSVFAQLDAQGNYLANNVMDLMSSDMQQTNARLGDVYFIGPEQLNGNLSSPRFDEQGLASTLYALASGQSSRFGAQVIRPNALGLPKMLGEILTAMLSDDAQKRAQGGDYLLNNIQHLKNLVFSTDDPPQAPAMIPGWSHHKSREIDTVVYSSRKSFLRAEGEQSSEELRYLNDEQFERYYKNYLQGMGETEKAFISEVSRLGKYPVVGGLAVRWAPQGVYIDSSLNIYDPKLKPSFDATVNNIVTLARSIHRVGVFKSCMFNARDTLHIEREDENTPFLPSSDMCIPYELNKVSVQEDQSRMHSYFEDGDDPDELLTLPDDLMTIIHQLNGIHHTGCIIFEALPKHLKIHSYYTLLDHSSADEFKYLLSKIIELVPLIQGVGMSGFMKLPYKDTRFFEHQAHLPDKFYPRNPYAERAIGS, from the coding sequence ATGGTTGCCCAAACTGATCTTAAACATTTCTATATTCCAGATGAGCAATCTATTTATTTGCTCTCTCATAAGGACGCGAAGAAGCTAAAAGACTGGTTCAAATTGTGTACTGAACAACTTGAACGTCTTGGCTATCAAGAGATTGAACTGATAGGAAAGGGGGCTTTTGGCTTTGCGTTTGCGGGTACGCCCACTTATGACACAACCAAGCAATACGTATTTAAATTTTCCCGGGCCAATTTGCCGCAGCATGTGCAAGACCGCCTCGAGGAAGAGGCCTACATGCTAGGCCATGTTGCGCACCCTTTTGTACCTAGCTTGATCGAATTTCAACGGATCAAAAAGCAATCTATTTTAGTTATGCAGCGGGCTACAGGTAAGGATCTGGAAAAAGTCTCACTGGAATTAGGGCCTCTTTCGCCAAGACTGGTGGTAAAAATTGCTGTGCAATTGGCCGATATATTACAAACACTTCGCTCATTTTCTGAAAATGGTCAGTCAAGACCCATTGTTCATGGGGACGTTAAACCGTCAAATATCGTGTTTGATCCACTGACTGAAAAGGTCGGTTTAATTGACTGGGGATCATCGGTTTTTGCTCAGCTTGATGCACAAGGAAATTACTTAGCCAATAATGTGATGGATTTAATGTCCAGTGATATGCAACAAACTAATGCCCGCCTTGGTGATGTGTATTTCATTGGGCCTGAGCAGTTAAACGGCAATTTGTCGTCGCCTCGTTTCGATGAGCAAGGTTTAGCGAGTACCTTGTATGCGTTAGCGTCTGGGCAATCAAGTCGTTTTGGTGCACAAGTTATTAGGCCTAACGCCTTGGGCTTACCTAAAATGCTTGGTGAGATATTAACGGCTATGCTCAGTGACGATGCGCAAAAAAGAGCACAAGGTGGGGATTATCTCTTAAATAATATTCAACATTTGAAAAATTTAGTGTTCAGCACTGACGATCCGCCCCAAGCTCCAGCAATGATTCCAGGCTGGAGTCATCATAAATCTCGCGAGATAGACACGGTTGTCTACAGTTCACGAAAGTCATTTTTACGCGCCGAAGGTGAGCAAAGTAGTGAGGAGTTACGCTATCTCAATGATGAGCAGTTCGAACGTTACTATAAGAATTACTTACAAGGTATGGGAGAAACGGAAAAGGCCTTTATTTCAGAAGTAAGCCGCCTCGGTAAGTACCCTGTAGTAGGCGGCTTAGCTGTGCGCTGGGCCCCGCAAGGAGTGTATATCGACTCTAGCCTGAATATTTACGATCCCAAATTAAAGCCATCCTTTGATGCCACGGTGAACAATATTGTGACCTTAGCGCGCTCGATCCATCGGGTAGGTGTATTCAAAAGCTGTATGTTTAACGCCCGTGATACCCTGCACATCGAACGAGAAGATGAAAATACCCCATTTCTTCCATCGTCAGATATGTGCATACCTTACGAATTGAATAAGGTATCAGTACAAGAAGATCAAAGCCGGATGCATTCGTATTTTGAAGATGGCGATGACCCTGATGAATTATTGACTTTGCCTGATGATCTTATGACGATTATTCATCAACTAAACGGGATACATCACACGGGGTGTATTATTTTTGAAGCGCTTCCCAAGCACTTAAAAATCCATAGCTATTACACCTTGCTGGATCATTCATCAGCAGATGAGTTTAAATATTTACTGAGTAAAATTATTGAACTGGTGCCCTTGATCCAAGGAGTAGGCATGTCAGGGTTTATGAAGTTACCTTATAAAGATACGCGTTTTTTCGAGCATCAAGCGCATTTACCTGATAAATTTTACCCTAGAAACCCCTATGCCGAGCGAGCAATAGGCTCGTAA
- a CDS encoding acyl-CoA thioesterase domain-containing protein: MSDIKLVDLLTLEKIEDGLFRGQSWDLGFRALFGGQVMGQAIAAAQLTLPEGRVAHSFHAYFLLPGDAKKPVVFDVQTVRDGRSFSTRRVKAIQNGRNIFYMTASFQQPEVGLEHQFAVMPDVPMPEDLPRDTTFDDTDPEKLSTRMREAIAYHKPLDMRSVQQIDPVNPGVHEPKRYIWMKAEEALNGNVHLNQAMLSYASDYHFLSTAIQPHGVSVRDKNLIMATIDHAVWFHHPFDFDDWVLYCAESPFSGGSRGLVRGQFFNRQGKLVASSMQEGLMRKI; this comes from the coding sequence ATGAGCGATATTAAATTAGTAGATTTATTAACCTTAGAAAAAATAGAAGATGGGTTATTTCGCGGGCAGAGTTGGGACTTAGGTTTCAGGGCGCTGTTTGGTGGGCAAGTCATGGGGCAAGCCATCGCAGCTGCGCAATTAACCTTGCCTGAAGGGCGTGTAGCCCACTCTTTTCACGCTTATTTTTTATTGCCAGGTGACGCTAAAAAGCCTGTGGTATTTGACGTGCAAACCGTCAGAGATGGGCGTAGTTTTTCAACTCGCCGTGTTAAAGCGATTCAAAATGGTCGTAATATTTTTTATATGACAGCGTCATTTCAGCAGCCTGAAGTAGGGTTAGAGCACCAGTTTGCAGTAATGCCTGACGTACCAATGCCTGAAGATTTACCTCGTGACACCACCTTCGATGATACGGATCCTGAAAAGTTATCGACGCGTATGCGTGAAGCCATAGCCTATCACAAACCGCTGGATATGCGTTCGGTACAGCAAATTGATCCCGTTAACCCAGGTGTGCATGAGCCTAAACGCTACATTTGGATGAAAGCGGAAGAAGCACTAAACGGTAACGTGCATTTAAATCAAGCTATGTTGTCTTATGCGTCTGACTATCACTTTCTGTCAACGGCAATTCAGCCACATGGTGTTTCCGTGCGTGATAAGAACTTAATCATGGCGACTATTGATCATGCAGTATGGTTTCATCATCCGTTCGATTTTGACGACTGGGTATTGTACTGCGCTGAAAGCCCGTTTAGTGGTGGGTCGCGTGGCTTAGTGCGCGGCCAATTCTTCAATCGTCAGGGCAAGCTTGTTGCGTCAAGTATGCAAGAAGGCCTAATGCGTAAAATTTAG